A portion of the Deinococcus peraridilitoris DSM 19664 genome contains these proteins:
- the paaD gene encoding 1,2-phenylacetyl-CoA epoxidase subunit PaaD codes for MIERPTVLPSEAEVWAALSRVPDPEIPVVNIVEMGIVREVQLDGARATVRMTPTFSACPALHVIREDIARAVRSLGLQVQVDTVMFPPWTTDWITEEARTKLSVYGIAPPGASDDGALLQLQSDATRCPRCGSFDTRIKNTFGPTLCKTIHVCGACREPFEAFKTV; via the coding sequence ATGATCGAGAGGCCCACTGTTCTCCCTTCGGAAGCCGAGGTATGGGCGGCCCTCTCCAGGGTTCCCGATCCGGAAATTCCGGTCGTGAACATCGTGGAGATGGGCATCGTGCGCGAGGTGCAGCTCGACGGGGCGCGGGCCACCGTGCGCATGACCCCGACCTTCTCGGCCTGTCCGGCGCTGCACGTCATCCGCGAGGACATCGCCCGTGCCGTTCGGTCGCTGGGACTGCAAGTGCAGGTAGACACGGTCATGTTTCCGCCCTGGACCACCGACTGGATCACCGAGGAAGCGCGCACCAAGCTGTCGGTCTACGGCATTGCCCCGCCGGGCGCCAGTGACGACGGGGCACTTTTGCAGCTGCAAAGCGACGCGACGCGCTGCCCGCGGTGCGGCTCGTTTGATACCCGTATCAAAAACACCTTTGGTCCCACGCTCTGCAAGACCATTCACGTCTGTGGCGCCTGCCGGGAGCCCTTCGAGGCCTTCAAGACGGTATAA